The DNA sequence CCCCAATTTCTGGGCAAGAGGGCGATGATCTGTGGCGCACATGTTCCGATTGAGGTGGGTAAGATACAAAATTGGTCTACCTACCTCGATCTGAATGATTTCAGCACAGGAATCTCTGCCTCCAGCACTGGTCTCTTTGAAATGCAgtaggctgaatttagtgagccctgcttgcattgctgctttGGACTGATTTGCTGTTTGCTGTTCACTGCTGAGACTGGTGTTGAAATGACTCCTGGAGCCTCGCCGCCCCCACAGGACAGCAGAGGCAAGACCCAGGGTGGCCTGATGGTTGAcagatgcctccctccagattgtcctccaggctgcaagggaggtTTTCTTCCCCAGTGATGGTGAGAAGAGGTCCTCTCACCTGACcatgcaagcctggatggagatcgcagaggtcaGCAGCCTGCGgtcaccaccccacctccccactggAACTGGGTACAGTGCTGCGAGAGGGTCAACAATCTCCTTCATTCTGCCGAGGTGACAGCTCCATAATTCTCTCCTTTTTGCTGATAGCAAGTGACTACGAGGAGGAAGTGGAACATGGGGTGGGAGGCAACAGAACAGCGATGACAGAGggtgttaagcatcacctcatcctgacaggtgcatggctgcatcttggccacaggaagGAGACAACCTtgactggcagaggcatcccagattCTTGGCCTCTCTCCATAACAGAGGAAGAGGCATTAGAATTGGTGGGATTCAGAGCGGCCGCTGCATAGCAGATGGGGAGACTCGAGTCTCTGCGCAcgggagtgaggattgtcttccatcaacatacagttcaCCACTTCACACAcagttggcatgacaagatctgcaccgcCTAACTCATGCATGTTTGTGTTTTCTCGTGGAGATCCCGTgcgcaggagactccagcagaaggggggCAGCCGTAAACCTCTGAGGAAGAACTGCAATCAGAGgaagcaccatcccatgactctcctgcaccttctacCAGTGCAGATGCTTTCACCTCGGCTGTAGAATCaagatcacaagctggtgagagcaccgcacatgcgtccgagcagctggctgaggctatgaatctctctctttcagtccctgaGCCAACCTGATATGCTCCATTGTCTGTGAGCTAGCAcattccacaccttcagtggaagtgtgtgtgtggagGCTATGTATACTGCTCCACAAAAATTGTTCCTAATCAGCGCTGAGTGCTAATCGTGCTGGTGTCCATTTTAGCATCTCCAGGCACATTTAAATCAGGGTAATCACCAATTAACCTCAAAACTGTGCGCTAAAACCAAACTTTTAAACAAACATGCCTTGTTAGTACAGCACCTACTTAGCGTTTGTTTTCATCCTTTCCCCAAAATAACCCCCATGGTTTTAATGCCCTTTCTATATAGGGTGTCCAAAATTACTCACAATATTTTAACTGTAGTTGAACCAGCACTTCAATATGTAAACCTCTTTAGCTTGTGTTATTTTTTGTGCATTCTGAAATGCCTCACATATTCTCTAATGTTAATTGTGAGCCATTGATCACTGTAAATTCAATGTGAATGCTGCAAATGACTTTTCTACTGTTGTAAACTCAGCAAAATATTTATTGTAACACTTTGAATGTCAATGTTAGAATTTTAATAATTTCCTCAATGCCTCTGCATAAAAACTGTTTTCATCATGGCTGAACATCATTCTCAATTCCAAAGCCAATTGAAGAATATTTAGCTGTGCAGATAACTGAACTAAAATCTGATGCAAAAGTAGTGATTGATTTTTACTGTTAAATCATTGGGATTCACAGTTTGATGGTAAGAATGGATGATGGGGTAAGGTGCATTCTTTTAAACCTTGCCAGTTGTTAATTTTAACACTCGGCTGCAActgttgtggtaaacagttgcgaTCTACGTACTTTTTCATTTATTATTGTCCAATTACATGCAACTTCAAGGTCAGCTGAGAAATATGGCAGCAGCATTTTCAGTGGCAGAGATAAATTTTCATTGCTTGTCTATTTTGTCACCCAGTGTTATGACTGCACTTGTGTTGCTGCTGCTAGGAAAGGGTTAAGTGGATAGAGCATATTTTGAAATATATTTTAATGCTCCTGGAGTCAGAGAGTCTATAGGGTGGAGTTTTCAATTAGTGAGTAATTTCCAATAGCTAAAATCTCCTTATTTGCCTGTAATTCTTGTATGCTTTAGTTGGTGGATGTGAGGTTTAAGCCACAGGTGTGCCATGTTACAGCATCTTAATACCCAACCCAGAATGTGATGCATTAGCTTTTAACGTAATTTTTTTAACTTTGGTTTAAAATAGCATGGCATTCGTCCTGGAGACTCTGAGATCAAATGCATTGTTTCCTCAAAAGTTTAGTGTCCTATTTGAAAAATACATCCTTTTTTGGCAGTGGTTCCATTAACTGCATTAGTCTTGCAATAAACTTTATAAGATCAAAGTAGCCATGATTGTTGAAAGTTTTGCTTTTGTTTTTGGGGCTTCATATTTCTTTTACAGTTGAAGATCATTAGCAGTAAAGTGTGCCTAAAATAGGCTTTAGAACTGTGACTTGCATTTTAATTTTGTTCAAACTTTTGATATTTGAACTATCACCTTAGCTTCCGCAAGTTTGTCTAGGACTTCTGTAGTGTGTGGTGGCTAGTTTCTTTCATCTGTCTGGCTTCACCTTGTGTTAGGTGAATAATACCAGTTCAATAGGCATTGGCTGTAATGGCTATCCTTGTGTTGCATAGTGACATAGATGATGCAATACGACAGTAACCATACAATAAAGACTCAAAAATGTTGGTAAGCAGATATCAAAGTGTGTAGAAAAAGCTGAGTTCTGATTGCACTCTCATCATGTCACACTATAACTGTTGACACTTTACAACAATCAACATCTTAGTATTCATACTGAGGTGTAGGGTACATTGTCTGATGGTGGTGAACTGTTCATTGGCTATCACTCCAAAGGTTGAGATGCAGGTGAATTTCTCTCTAACTATAACTCTACAGAGCTACTGAGAGTCTTATCAGGCATTTTGCAGAATAGGTGTGGGCATTTAACAAGGTAGAGAAAATAAAGTCAAAGCAGTACTTTCAGGTACACCACAGCAGCAGAACAAAAGTGCAGAGGTTCAGGGTAGGATACATTCAGGAAGTATTTTCATTACactttatgccaatgtgttttgtataatgataattttcttcaatccactgactggagatctgaacttatatttttttaaaaggcattttaaaaaagacaagctgcgagcaaagtcatcctttcagcttaagatgatcacccagtttgctacactgtatcctacattgtaaaggactgtggggagagagaagaaatgtctgctcagtccgctgcaaagaaccaagacccaggaagtttaaaggaactacctgttctctcagcaagcagagaaatactgctaacggctatgtttgaatgactgaatgactatcatgtgacaagcccctccccatctgaagttttaagctggtgtttttctctgtagcagaggagaagcaactggactctgacatgagcaaacCCTAAGTGggaatccttctctctctctctctctctctctctccattccagcttgaaagctttcaaatcctgcttgtcgaCTGACCACCTTTGAATACTCTGGCTACGATCAGAAACCCAGTTGGAGGAAataatctgcatcgctatctccaagagactcactgaaccaatcatctacatcttcaaactaaaagccttaggAGCACAGAGTtcaactagaagccagccaaatcaccaaagttcacagactgtatacctttatttaatggactctaactcaaccaatctacctttccccactcagtaacctattagtgtgtgtgtaaacctctagtgtgtgtgtgagagtgtttattattttattagttcagtttaggtacaataaagttaacctctttctttgtaaacacaagaaaacttgtccgattggttcctgttatgatcatagcaagtaagtaaactaacacctactgaattggccagtacgcccactttaagaaagaattaaacctgttgtggtcaaacaaggagtggGGAAAGATCGAAGCCCTCCGACCCCACCTCAATTGGCCGTAACAACACAGATGGCTAGAATGGATTGATAGTGATTATGACCAGGATACCTGATCTTATCTTAAAATAAAAACAACTCAATGCTCTTATGGGAAGATAGCAGGGCTGGTATTCTGGAAGGATAAGATCAAATGGGCAGAAGCGCTTTCTTCGTCTGAATTTATCTTTGTGATCAAAGGAGATAGTGACCAGTGATATTCTAGACCTGATCAGAGTTGAACATAAATATGCATTAAAATTCTAGAGGCCACATCGCATTCAGTTCAGTAGTCAGTAAGAGGGTAACACCTGTTATACTTATTGCTAATTTTCAAAGTCAGTCAGAGATGTATGCTCTACCAAGGATTTTAGTTTGAAGCTCACCAGGCACAAGACCGAAAGAATAGTTATGATAAAATCCACAACCTTATTTTAAGACATCTGGCTAATTGCAGCAAAGTGTTACCTTTAGTGTCACCATACTTTGCAGTTCCTAACAGAAATTCGAGCCTGTGCCACCCCATAGGGAGATTTCACAACCTAAGTTACAACTAGTAAAATGAAATAATAATTGAGACAATTGAAAATATGGAAACCTATTCCAGTTCCCTATACATGGCCTCACTATGATAGATCTGCAAGAAACTTTAATAACAGATAGCCGAAGGTTAAGTTACAAAATTGAAGTTGGAGCAAAACAAGAAGCTTGAGTCAGTTTCTGTGCTAATGATTTTAATTCCTGATATTATTACTTGATTTTTTGATTACTGAATAAACAACCTTTAAATAATATCATTTTCTCATATGAACCAGTGACCATTGCCAGTGATATCTATAATCCAGCCTCAACTGTAACCATAGTCAGAGATATCTATACATCAGCCTCAACTGTAACCATAACCAGTGATATCTATACATCAGCCTCAACTGTAACCATAACCAGTGATATCTATACATCAGCCTCAACTGTAACCATAAccagtgatatctgtacaccagCCTCAACTGTAACCATAAccagtgatatctgtacaccagCCTCAACTGTAACCATAACCAGTGATATCTATACATCAGCCTCAACTGTAACCATAGTCAGAGATATCTATACATCAGCCTCAACTGTAACCATAAccagtgatatctgtacaccagCCTCAACTGTAACCATAAccagtgatatctgtacaccagCCTCAACTGTAACCATAACCAGTGATATCTGTACATCAGTCTCAACTGTAACCATAACCAGTGATATCTATACACCAGCCTCAATTTTAACCATTGCCAGTGATATCTATACACCAGCCTCAACTGTAACCATAGTCAGAGATATCTATACATCAGCCTCAACTGTAACCATAACCAGTGATATCTATACACCAGCCTCAACTGTAACCATAAccagtgatatctgtacaccagCCTCAACTGTAACCATAAccagtgatatctgtacaccagCCTCAACTGTAACCATTGCCAGTGATATCAACACATCAGCCTCAACTGTAACCATAACCAGTGATATCTATACACCAGCCTCAATTTTAACCATTGCCAGTGATATCTATACATCAGCCTCAACTGTAACCATAACCAGTGATATCTATACACCAGCCTCAACTGTAACCATAAccagtgatatctgtacaccagCCTCAACTGTAACCATAAccagtgatatctgtacaccagCCTCAACTGTAACCATTGCCAGTGATATCAACACATCAGCCTCAACTGTAACCATAACCAGTGATATCTATACACCAGCCTCAATTTTAACCATTGCCAGTGATATCTATACATCAGCCTCAACTGTAACCATAACCAGTGATATCTATACACCAGCCTCAACTGTAACCATAAccagtgatatctgtacaccagCCTCAACTGTAACCATTGCCAGTGATATCAACACATCAGCCTCAACTGTAACCATTACCAGTGATATCTATGCACCAGCCTCAACTGTAACCATTGCCAGTGATATCAACACATCAGCCTCAACTGTAACCATAAccagtgatatctgtacaccagCCTCAACTGTAACCATTGCCAGTGATATCTATGCACCAGCCTCAACTGTAACCATTGCCAGTGATATCTACACACCAGCCTCAGCTCTCTTGTGTGCTATGATGCAGTCTTTCCAGGAAAGTGTAATAAATATTGTTTGGCTTTCCTGTGTCCTAATTTTTTTCTGAATAGTGAAACATGTCGTCAAGTAATTCATAGAAATGAACATAATTATTTTagacacaaaaacagaaaattctggaaatactcataggtcaggcagcatctgtggagagaaaaacagagtttttttcaggtatgtgacctttcatcagaactgcctgacctgctgagtatttccggcattttctgtttttgtttcagaattccagcatctgcagtattatacTTTTGTATAATTATTTTAGAATTCATGATATAATTATTTTGTCATTAACTAGTTAATCAATTGTTGGTTATTTcatattcatagagtcatacagcacagaaacaggcccttcggcccatcatgtccatgctggccatcaagcacctacctattctaatcccattttccagcatttggcccacagccttgtatgctatggcgtttcaagtgctcatctaaatacttcttaagtgttgtgatggttcctgcctctaccacctcttcaggcagtattccagattccaaccaccctctgggtgaaaataattttcctcaaatcccctctaaacctcctgcccattcccttaaatctatgcccgctggttattgacccctctgctaagggaaaaagtttcttcctatctaacctatcaatgtccctcataattttgtatacctcaatcatgtcccccctcagccttctctgctctaaggaaaacaaccctagccttttcagtccctcttcatagctgaaatgctccagcccagacaacatcctggtgaataaaaacaaaatactgcggatgctggaaatctgaaataaaaacaagaaatgctggaaccactcagcaggtctggcagcatctgtggaaagagaagcagagttaacgttttgggtcagcgaCCCTATCATCGgaactggtgaatctcctctgcaccctctccagcgcaatcacatccttcctattgtgtgctgcccagaactgtaaacagtactccagctgtggcctaactagcgttttatacagctccatcataagctcctgctcttatattttatgcctcggctaataaaggcaagtatcccatatgccttcctaaccaccttatctacccgtgctgctgccttcagtgatctctggacaagt is a window from the Heterodontus francisci isolate sHetFra1 chromosome 8, sHetFra1.hap1, whole genome shotgun sequence genome containing:
- the LOC137373192 gene encoding uncharacterized protein, which translates into the protein MTRSAPPNSCMFVFSRGDPVRRRLQQKGGSLAIYVLFHLLLSNYMQLQVTIASDIYNPASTVTIVRDIYTSASTVTITSDIYTSASTVTITSDIYTSASTVTITSDICTPASTVTITSDICTPASTVTITSDIYTSASTVTIVRDIYTSASTVTITSDICTPASTVTITSDICTPASTVTITSDICTSVSTVTITSDIYTPASILTIASDIYTPASTVTIVRDIYTSASTVTITSDIYTPASTVTITSDICTPASTVTITSDICTPASTVTIASDINTSASTVTITSDIYTPASILTIASDIYTSASTVTITSDIYTPASTVTITSDICTPASTVTITSDICTPASTVTIASDINTSASTVTITSDIYTPASILTIASDIYTSASTVTITSDIYTPASTVTITSDICTPASTVTIASDINTSASTVTITSDIYAPASTVTIASDINTSASTVTITSDICTPASTVTIASDIYAPASTVTIASDIYTPASALLCAMMQSFQESVINIVWLSCVLIFF